Proteins co-encoded in one Aspergillus fumigatus Af293 chromosome 6, whole genome shotgun sequence genomic window:
- the mrsA gene encoding putative mitochondrial carrier protein codes for MAVPEQIPGQEYDYEALPSNYGLGRNMLAGAFAGIMEHAVMYPVDLLKTRMQVLHPTTGGLYTGLTNAVSTIYRIEGWRTLWKGVSSVIVGAGPAHAVYFGTYEVVKEMAGGNVDEGHHPLAAAASGAAATIASDALMNPFDVIKQRMQVHGSVHKSLLQCATSVYRAEGLHAFYVSYPTTLCMTVPFTATQFVAYESISKVMNPSHEYDPFTHCIAGGLAGAFAAGLTTPLDVVKTLLQTRGLAQNEEIRSARGLFNAAAIIKRQFGWRGFLRGARPRIISTMPSTAICWTSYEMAKAYFKRQE; via the exons ATGGCAGTCCCCGAGCAAATCCCAGGGCAGGAATATGA CTACGAAGCCCTTCCCTCAAACTATGGCCTTGGCCGGAACATGTTGGCTGGTGCCTTTGCAGGGATAATG GAACACGCTGTCATGTACCCGGTAGACTTATTGAAG ACGCGCATGCAAGTTTTGCATCCTACAACAGGAGGTCTCTACACAGGCTTGACCAATGCGGTCTCCACAATTTACCGGATCGAGGGGTGGCGGACGTTATGGAAGGGGGTCTCGAGCGTGATTGTCGGTGCAG GTCCGGCGCATGCAGTGTACTTCGGTACTTACGAGGTTGTCAAGGAGATGGCCGGTGGAAATGTCGACGAGGGCCACCATCCGCTTGCTGCCG CCGCTAGTGGAGCGGCGGCCACCATTGCCAGCGATGCTCTGATGAACCCATTCGATG TCATCAAGCAACGGATGCAAGTACATGGCTCCGTACATAAGAGCCTTTTACAATGCGCCACGTCCGTTTACCGCGCCGAGGGTCTGCATGCATTCTACGTCTCATACCCTACTACACTCTGCATGACGGTGCCTTTCACGGCTACTCAATTCGTGGCGTACGAGTCAATCTCGAAAGTGATGAACCCATCTCATGAATATGACCCGTTCACCCACTGCATCGCTGGTGGCCTCGCTGGTGCCTTCGCTGCAGGTCTTACTACTCCTTTGGACGTTGTGAAGACGCTTCTTCAGACACGTGGGTTGGCTCAGAATGAGGAGATTCGATCGGCAAGGGGCCTTTTCAATGCGGCGGCCATCATTAAGCGCCAGTTTGGCTGGAGAGGCTTCCTACGTGGCGCTCGTCCCCGCATCATCTCCACGATGCCCAGCACTGCGATTTGCTG GACCTCCTACGAGATGGCCAAGGCCTACTTCAAACGCCAGGAGTGA
- a CDS encoding epsin, with translation MSKVVRSVKNVTKGYSSVQVKVRNATSNDPWGPTGTEMAEIAAMTFSSPTDFYEIMDMLDKRLNDKGKNWRHVLKSLKVLDYCLHEGSELVVTWARKNVYIIKTLREFQYVDEDGRDVGQNVRVAAKELTTLILDEDRLRSERSDRKLWKSRVNGLDEYQSHGPEPSRRSDRRERRRPADDEDIEYRLAIEASKAEAEEERKRREKQSMMGEEDEDLAKAIKLSKEEEELRKRELEESNAQSLFDDTPVAQSQPTGYNQGYQQQGAVDWFGNPINAQQPLSTGYLNNQYAQPTGFQNQVTGIPNGYANGFQNQPTAFDQNPYGQLQNNFLQPQAPLQPQQTAFTTNNPYGTDIFSQQQQQQQYQQYQQQQQAQENVSPAGSNNPWAQSGNQTANALQPMPTGSNNPFAARTQFQTRPHTSTGPPSLNTLAEERATNQFTSSPNPIANFQAPAPPKSTPPQTSNPHHARLNALLATGEGQDTFGNVGDLRIPAQHTAPGTFVNSAGQGLDRLRATHTGNNPFYNQQQFVPQSTGFAQSSNNPWATQRPYQQQPQAGGSLIDL, from the exons ATGTCGAAAGTTGTCCGCAGCGTGAAGAACGTAACGAAGGGTTACTCTTCAGTACAGGTCAAAGTCCGAAATG CAACGAGCAATGACCCTTGGGGCCCGACGGGCACCGAAATGGCAGAAATTGCTGCCATGACCTTCAGCAG CCCGACAGATTTCTACGAGATTATGGACATGCTCGATAAGCGACTGAACGACAAGGGCAAAAATTGGCGCCATGTTCTCAAGTCATTGAAGGTATTAGATTATTGCCTGCATGAGGGATCCGAGCTCGTTGTTACGTGGGCCCGAAAGAATGTCTACATTATCAAGACGCTGCGCGAGTTCCAATACGTGGATGAGGACGGGAGAGATGTTGGCCAGAACG TTCGTGTTGCGGCAAAGGAACTTACCACCCTCATTCTCGATGAGGACCGTTTGCGCAGTGAACGATCCGACCGTAAGCTCTGGAAATCACGGGTGAATGGACTGGACGAGTACCAGAGCCATGGGCCCGAGCCTTCGCGCCGATCCGACCGACGGGAGCGTCGTCGACCggccgatgacgaagacATAGAGTATCGCCTGGCTATCGAGGCGAGCAAGGCagaagccgaggaagagcgGAAACGACGCGAAAAGCAATCCATgatgggagaagaagatgaggatctGGCCAAGGCGATTAAGTtgagcaaggaagaagaggaactgCGGAAGCGggagctggaagagagcaATGCCCAATCGCTCTTTGACGATACTCCTGTGGCCCAATCCCAGCCCACCGGGTATAACCAGGGataccagcagcaaggcGCTGTCGACTGGTTTGGCAACCCCATTAACGCCCAACAGCCTCTGTCTACCGGTTACTTGAACAACCAATACGCACAACCAACTGGATTTCAAAACCAAGTCACTGGAATACCCAATGGGTACGCCAATGGATTTCAAAATCAGCCAACTGCATTCGACCAGAACCCATACGGCCAGCTTCAGAACAACTTCTTGCAGCCACAAGCGCCACTCCAGCCTCAACAAACGGCTTTTACGACGAACAATCCATATGGCACCGACATATtctcccagcagcagcaacagcaacagtaCCAGCAgtatcagcagcaacagcaagcaCAGGAGAATGTTTCGCCGGCAGGTAGCAACAACCCGTGGGCCCAGAGCGGTAACCAGACAGCGAATGCCTTGCAACCCATGCCTACCGGGTCCAACAACCCGTTTGCTGCCCGCACTCAATTCCAGACTCGGCCCCATACGTCGACGGGACCTCCATCTCTTAACACACTCGCGGAAGAAAGAGCGACCAATCAGTTTACTTCCTCTCCTAACCCCATCGCCAATTTCCAGGCCCCAGCACCTCCCAAGAGCACTCCCCCACAAACGAGCAATCCTCACCACGCCCGTCTCAATGCTCTTCTCGCGACCGGCGAGGGTCAGGACACATTCGGCAACGTCGGCGATCTACGTATCCCAGCCCAGCATACTGCTCCAGGCACCTTCGTCAACTCTGCCGGTCAGGGTTTGGATCGTCTGCGAGCCACTCACACAGGCAACAACCCCTTCTATAACCAGCAGCAATTTGTCCCACAGTCGACAGGCTTTGCTCAATCTTCGAACAACCCTTGGGCGACTCAGCGCCCataccagcagcagcctcaggcTGGTGGCAGCCTGATCGATTTGTGA
- the trpE gene encoding anthranilate synthase TRP2: protein MAPSMTQTTIVPSLETARDVINNSRTAKYPPNLLPLTASIPADLLTPTLAYLKIAEKSKLSFLYESAATTETIGRYSFVGAEPYKVLKTGPGHGPECDPLPILEKELSQFRVATVPGLILPPLTGGAIGYVGYDCVRYFEPKTARPLRDVLGIPESLFMMFKTIVAFDHFFQVIKVVTYIPISGPDSELEAEYRNGQEALQQTIDLLLRPECPLPPQGPIIPNQEYTSNIGREGYERHVTRLKEHISKGDIFQTVPSQRLSRPTSLHPFNLFRHLRTVNPSPYLFYIDCEEFQLVGASPELLVKEEKGRIITHPIAGTVKRGKSPEEDDALAAELRGSLKDRAEHVMLVDLARNDVNRVCDPTTTQVDRLMVVEKFSHVQHLVSQVSGILRPDKTRFDAFRSIFPAGTVSGAPKVRAMQLIAELEGEKRGVYAGAVGYFGFDSSSADGANLVPGAMDTCIALRTMLLKDGVAYLQAGGGIVFDSDPYDEYVETLNKLGANIQCIKGAEDKYLSMEQL from the exons ATGGCGCCGTCT ATGACTCAGACTACCATTGTGCCGTCCCTTGAGACAGCCAGAGATGTGATCAACAACTCGAGAACAGCAAAATACCCTCCAAATCTGCTGCCGTTGACTGCTAGTATACCAGCCGATCTGTTGACGCCCACATTAGCTTACCTGAAGATTGCTGAGAA ATCGAAATTATCGTTTCTGTATGAGAGTGCGGCTACTACGGAGACAATTGGAAGATATAGTTTCGTCGGCGCAG AGCCGTATAAAGTTCTCAAGACTGGGCCAGGTCATGGTCCCGAGTGCGATCCTCTCCCCATCCTTGAAAAAGAACTCTCGCAGTTTCGTGTTGCGACAGTCCCCGGGTTGATACTCCCACCGCTCACCGGAGGGGCCATCGGATATGTGGGGTATGACTGTGTTCGATACTTTGAGCCCAAGACGGCTCGGCCACTCAGGGACGTGCTGGGGATCCCCGAGTCGCTTTTTATGATGTTCAAGACCATTGTCGCCTTCGACCATTTCTTCCAGGTCATCAAGGTTGTAACATACATTCCTATTTCGGGCCCCGATTCGGAACTTGAAGCGGAATACCGTAATGGCCAAGAGGCGCTCCAGCAGACCATTGACTTGTTGCTGAGGCCAGAAtgtcccctcccccctcAGGGCCCGATCATTCCGAACCAAGAATACACATCCAACATTGGTAGGGAAGGATATGAGCGGCATGTGACCAGGCTGAAGGAACATATCTCCAAGGGGGACATCTTCCAGACCGTGCCGTCGCAGCGCCTGTCACGTCCCACTTCCTTGCATCCTTTCAACCTTTTCCGTCATTTGCGCACCGTCAATCCGTCCCCTTACCTTTTCTATATCGACTGCGAAGAGTTCCAGCTTGTCGGAGCGAGTCCGGAACTCCtcgtgaaggaggagaaaggcaGGATCATCACCCACCCCATTGCGGGAACGGTAAAGCGCGGCAAGTCTCCCGAGGAGGACGACGCTTTGGCCGCCGAGTTGAGGGGCAGTCTGAAGGACCGCGCGGAGCACGTCATGCTGGTTGATTTGGCGCGCAACGACGTCAACCGGGTCTGTGATCCTACGACAACTCAGGTTGACCGGCTGATGGTGGTGGAGAAATTCTCGCACGTCCAGCACCTTGTGTCACAAGTGTCGGGAATCCTACGGCCGGACAAGACGCGCTTCGATGCGTTCCGATCCATCTTTCCTGCAGGGACTGTGTCCGGTGCCCCGAAGGTTCGAGCGATGCAGTTGATCGCTGAGCTGGAGGGCGAGAAGCGCGGGGTCTACGCGGGCGCGGTGGGTTACTTCGGATTCGATAGCTCGAGCGCTGACGGGGCGAACCTGGTGCCTGGTGCAATGGACACGTGCATCGCACTCCGGACGATGCTTCTCAAGGACGGAGTTGCCTATTTGCAAGCTGGCGGTGGCATCGTCTTTGACTCGGATCCGTACGATGAGTACGTCGAGACGCTGAACAAGCTAGGTGCCAACATCCAGTGCATCAAAGGTGCCGAGGACAAATATCTGAGCATGGAGCAGTTGTAG
- a CDS encoding WD40 repeat domain-containing protein yields MEVCADHPCRPLIPIRNSHTILPCWWVSHIAWALTRIRYLQESGHGEAAVTLQRAWNHDPQSLPFAPYIRTHALVSLDGNPTPFTPSKYFFGPVSLELETQKGQAGPEEAGNGTDQGPDSSTSKAAREGGVSNGHPTAETGGPQISPSTAKKARKSDRGEVNGDGVSMDVETNGVETEKKPTVAASPLPAETNVDGDGDVNMDVRPDLQEQEATAAPTFTLTTGPSVGVQISPAKAADLSPNTTILNVTEYDHVTRILWRPNDPTTVLAAGDTFCSLWRLQSTSSGPVQEKVVDSRGDGNCVSAVAWHPKGHKFAVATYNDMRGSITMYDVAGNAVDLLPEVPRMITGLHWADTSSNLIVVASDSKISELAIWDDSLRPDEFPSPQVVDGSVYDLSWLGDKQAYASGHGVVYQCDVDSSIRIAETFSWGESDRVWSFVRCANAGSSPVAVAASSDTAAFWVPTHDMHLDDAHQGDITSIEIRPHPEPCEKTQHGHSVVLASASTDGALKIWQIDLEAKRFICLHRLVLGQSMPTLAACFSPDGYAVAAASRDRLFIWNAERGGTAMATWVVPGSDEAKSDGEADHAANGQNGAVGLLPDRSLSWDTDVGSNQSTTLNRPLLANGRRDFVARRTARLFQPKHQLMIAYPVSNGEDCRLMSLLPHPAIREDRWSPTGHTRFVYDLSECLQLRSSLHNHIWLPSFQA; encoded by the exons ATGGAGGTATGTGCTGATCACCCTTGCCGACCTTTGATTCCTATCCGCAACAGCCACACAATCCTACCATGCTGGTGGGTTTCTCACATTGCCTGGGCACTGACACGCATTAGGTATCTTCAAGAATCAG GCCATGGTGAAGCTGCAGTGACGCTGCAGCGCGCATGGAACCATGATCCGCAGAGCTTGCCGTTTGCTCCCTACATTCGAACGCACGCACTGGTATCTCTG GATGGGAATCCGACACCATTTACCCCTTCAAAATATTTCTTCGGACCAGTGTCGCTAGAGCTAGAAACGCAAAAAGGCCAAGCTGGTCCAGAAGAGGCGGGTAACGGCACTGACCAAGGGCCTGACTCGTCTACAAGCAAAGCCGCGCGAGAAGGCGGCGTGAGTAATGGCCATCCGACAGCCGAGACTGGTGGACCCCAAATATCACCTTCTACTGCCAAAAAAGCACGGAAAAGCGATCGTGGAGAAGTCAACGGTGATGGAGTCTCCATGGACGTAGAAACTAATGGCGTggaaacagaaaaaaaaCCGACTGTTGCCGCGTCACCATTGCCTGCCGAAACAAACGTGGATGGCGATGGTGACGTGAACATGGATGTGCGACCAGACCtacaggagcaggaagcaaCCGCGGCGCCAACCTTCACGCTGACAACGGGCCCCAGCGTTGGTGTCCAGATCAGTCCCGCCAAGGCTGCTGACCTCAGCCCGAACACCACCATCCTGAATGTGACTGAATATGATCACGTGACTCGAATCTTGTGGCGGCCTAATGATCCCACCACTGTCCTTGCAGCTGGAGATACGTTCTGCAGTTTATGGAGGTTGCAATCAACCTCCTCCGGTCCGGtgcaggagaaggtggtcgaTAGCAGGGGGGACGGCAATTGCGTCTCAGCCGTTGCGTGGCATCCCAAGGGCCACAAGTTTGCTGTAGCCACCTACAACGACATGCGAGGCTCCATTACCATGTACGATGTGGCCGGAAACGCTGTTGACCTCCTTCCAGAAGTACCACGCATGATCACTGGACTCCACTGGGCCGATACTAGCTCCAATTTGATCGTAGTAGCATCGGATAGCAAGATTTCCGAGCTGGCAATCTGGGATGACTCATTGCGCCCAGATGAgtttccttctcctcaagTGGTGGATGGTTCGGTCTATGACCTTAGCTGGCTCGGGGACAAACAGGCCTATGCCAGCGGTCATGGTGTAGTTTACCAGTGCGATGTGGACTCCAGCATTCGTATCGCGGAGACTTTCTCATGGGGCGAATCAGACAGAGTTTGGTCCTTCGTTCGCTGTGCCAACGCCGGCTCCTCCCCTGTGGCAGTAGCTGCATCATCTGATACTGCGGCATTTTGGGTGCCAACGCATGATATGCATCTCGATGACGCGCACCAAGGAGATATCACGTCTATTGAGATACGTCCTCATCCCGAGCCATGTGAAAAGACTCAGCATGGTCATTCTGTCGTTCTTGCCTCCGCATCCACCGACGGTGCCCTCAAAATCTGGCAAATTGACCTAGAAGCAAAACGGTTTATCTGTCTTCATCGCCTGGTCCTCGGTCAGTCAATGCCAACTCTGGCCGCCTGTTTCTCACCCGACGGTTacgctgttgctgctgcgagCCGCGACAGATTGTTTATCTGGAATGCAGAGAGAGGAGGTACCGCGATGGCTACCTGGGTCGTACCCGGCTCCGATGAAGCAAAGTcagatggagaagcagatcaTGCGGCAAACGGTCAAAACGGGGCCGTGGGGTTGCTGCCAGATCGCTCCCTTTCGTGGGATACCGATG TTGGCAGTAATCAATCTACAACGTTGAATCGACCGCTGCTTGCCAACGGGCGAAGAGACTTCGTGGCTCGACGCACTGCAAGACTTTTTCAACCCAAACATCAGCTCATGATAGCATACCCCGTGTCCAACGGTGAAGAttgcaggttgatgagcttGCTACCACATCCGGCAATCCGTGAGGATAGGTGGTCTCCCACTGGGCACACCCGCTTTGTTTACGACCTTTCTGAATGTCTACAACTACGCAGTTCGCTGCATAACCACATCTGGCTACCATCATTTCAAGCTTGA
- a CDS encoding rhomboid family protein, protein MPYRINIPPATRTCLVSLVTLSLLYNIARWRQIDTRGKTPTTTPIVPYLTVVPSQFFFYPWTLLTATFVEQNIFTVLLNAATLFYGGKYLERAWGSREFAKFIVIIAVIPNLVVALVHLLCAAIGASSVSGLTQICGGISIQSSFLVAFKQLVPEHTVTIFKGLVKMRVKHFPALFLLLNTISGLVFGTQVAALLAWLGLLASWSYLRFYKRQPDLTGTSTDGQGIKGDASETFAFACLFPDVMQPPIAFVSDQIYTLLVALKICTPFSEEDIASGNQQVLARGEAGLPSLLSNQRGGGIRGIGKREEAERRRALALKALDQRLQAAAAGRVQSQSSTLSQPGSSHAHHATPTVSTGQNMLGETSYTPDHA, encoded by the exons ATGCCGTACCGAATCAACATTCCCCCTGCGACTCGTACTTGTCTCGTCAGCCTCGTCACACTCTCCCTGCTGTACAACATCGCCCGATGGCGACAAATTGACACGAGGGGGAAGACACCCACAACGACACCTATTGTTCCCTACTTGACCGTTGTCCCATCGCAATTCTTCTTTTACCCCTGGACCCTACTTACGGCGACATTTGTGGAGCAGAATATCTTCACAGTACTCCTCAACGCTGCTACTCTGTTCTATGGTGGGAAATACCTGGAGCGCGCTTGGGGTTCCAGAGAGTTCGCGAAATTTATCGTCATTATCGCAGTCATTCCCAACCTGGTGGTAGCCCTGGTACACTTACTATGCGCCGCCATAGGGGCGAGCTCAGTGAGCGG CCTAACGCAAATATGTGGTGGCATATCCATCCAGTCGTCCTTCCTCGTCGCCTTCAAGCAACTCGTTCCCGAGCATACGGTTACCATCTTCAAAGGCCTGGTCAAGATGCGCGTGAAACATTTCCCCGCCCTGTTTTTGTTGCTCAATACCATTAGCGGTTTGGTTTTCGGAACGCAAGTCGCAGCGCTCCTCGCGTGGCTGGGGCTGTTGGCCAGCTGGTCCTACCTGCGATTCTACAAGCGGCAACCAGACCTCACGGGCACATCGACAGACGGACAAGGAATCAAGGGTGATGCGAGCGAGACTTTCGCATTCGCTTGCCTCTTTCCGGACGTTATGCAGCCGCCAATTGCATTTGTTTCTGATCAGATTTATACGCTCCTCGTGGCGCTCAAAATTTGCACGCCATTCTCGGAAGAAGATATTGCATCTGGGAACCAGCAAGTCCTCGCAAGAGGTGAGGCCGGTCTACCCAGCCTGCTCAGTAACCAACGAGGCGGAGGAATACGTGGTATAGGCAAACGTGAAGAGGCTGAACGAAGGCGGGCGCTGGCACTCAAAGCGCTGGACCAGAGACTCCaagccgccgccgcaggAAGAGTTCAATCCCAGTCGTCTACATTGAGTCAGCCCGGATCCAGCCATGCTCACCACGCGACACCGACGGTCTCGACAGGACAGAATATGCTGGGGGAAACGAGCTACACGCCTGATCATGCGTAA
- a CDS encoding mitochondrial 54S ribosomal protein mL61, whose product MVNLFKRMRKLKTILNVRVGTGAAILPAASKATAEFPAITRLHLTYARKIYGGHQGARHFWRNCLPRLKYYNPGVRMTVKQTDEQEGPAALTIYFAEQASKAAALNASKVEDKYAPAPSETEKTAVIDLKNLDYKEIWNKVKMMTGAEELQATPEEEAELKKLEQMRQQSDKDRARVSAIRQAKKDQERMLQEARGEVERLRQS is encoded by the exons ATGGTGAACCTGTTCAAGCGGATGCGGAAGCTGAAGACT ATCCTCAACGTCCGCGTCGGAACAGGTGCTGCAATCCTCCCAGCCGCCTCAAAAGCAACCGCAGAATTCCCCGCAATCACCCGACTGCACCTCACATATGCCCGCAAGATCTACGGCGGCCACCAAGGCGCACGACATTTCTGGCGCAATTGCCTGCCTCGACTCAAGTACTATAACCCGGGTGTCCGGATGACTGTCAAGCAAACCGATGAGCAGGAAGGACCCGCTGCGTTAACAATATACTTTGCCGAGCAAGCTAGCAAAGCAGCGGCGCTGAACGCCTCCAAGGTTGAAGACAAGTACGCCCCTGCGCCGtcagagacagagaagacGGCCGTCATTGATCTCAAGAACCTCGATTACAAGGAGATCTGGAATAAAGTTAAGATGATGACAGGAgcggaggagctgcaggCAACGCctgaggaagaggccgagctgaagaagctggagcagaTGCGTCAGCAGTCGGATAAGGACCGCGCGCGGGTGTCGGCTATCCGGCAGGCAAAGAAGGACCAAGAGCGGATGTTACAGGAGGCGAGAGGCGAGGTGGAGAGACTGCGACAGTCGTAA